In a single window of the Antennarius striatus isolate MH-2024 chromosome 3, ASM4005453v1, whole genome shotgun sequence genome:
- the gp1bb gene encoding platelet glycoprotein Ib beta chain, whose amino-acid sequence MKRSLLFLFLFFLLRGRRSSACPNPCLCQGSQVNCSSRTLTSSLLPSSFPAGTTELLLHKNLLTSLPNGFLDDFASLRSVSLHGNPWVCDCGVLYLRTWLMRQSPSLKAHLGVNCSSPPSLRGRLVVYLTEQEILDSCHYWYCDLALTSQVCLFVFVVVQAALLGALLVFLRRFEKLSKEARTTTEESLIAGEGLHEHEYVDFKDSRI is encoded by the coding sequence ATGAAGAGGtctttgttgttcctgtttCTGTTCTTCTTGTTGAGAGGTCGAAGGTCATCTGCCTGCCCAAACCCTTGCCTTTGTCAGGGCAGTCAGGTGAACTGCAGCAGCAGGACCCTCACCTCTTCACTGCTACCCAGCAGTTTTCCTGCTGGGACCACTGAGCTCCTTCTCCACAAAAACCTCCTCACATCCCTTCCAAATGGTTTCTTGGATGACTTTGCCTCCCTTCGTTCTGTGTCCCTTCACGGTAACCCCTGGGTGTGTGACTGCGGTGTCCTTTACCTGCGCACCTGGCTGATGCGTCAATCCCCTAGCCTTAAGGCACACTTAGGTGTCAACTGCAGCTCCCCACCCAGCTTGAGAGGGCGGCTGGTGGTGTACTTAACCGAGCAGGAGATACTGGACTCCTGCCACTACTGGTACTGTGACTTGGCCTTGACCTCACAGGTCtgtctgtttgtatttgtggtGGTGCAAGCGGCTCTGCTGGGGGCTCTCCTTGTCTTTTTGAGGAGGTTTGAGAAGCTGTCAAAAGAAGCAAGGACAACCACCGAGGAAAGCTTGATAGCTGGGGAAGGTCTGCACGAGCACGAGTATGTAGATTTTAAGGACAGCCGCATTTGA
- the acaa2 gene encoding 3-ketoacyl-CoA thiolase, mitochondrial yields the protein MALLRGVFIVAGKRTPFGTYGGLLRDHSATDLAEHAAKAALAAGAVAPEIVNSVIVGNVMQSSVDTPYIARHVSLRCGVPIPVPALTVNRLCGSGFQSIISGAQEICLRESEVVLCGGSESMSQAPYAVRNIRFGTKFGFDLKLEDTLWAGLTDMHIKTPMGITAENLAEKYQINREECDNYAYQTQQRWKAAHEAGYYTAEIAPIEVKGKKGKVSMTQDEHPRPQTTVEQMAKLAPVFKKGGTVTAANASGVTDGAAAVVIASEDALKKHKLTPLARIVAYHTSGCDPSIMGIGPVPAITEALKKAGLTLSDMDLVEVNEAFASQYLAVAKALGLDPEKSNINGGAIAIGHPLGASGTRITAHLVHELRRRGGKYAVGSACIGGGQGIAIILENC from the exons ATGGCTCTTCTCAGAG GTGTCTTTATTGTAGCAGGAAAACGCACTCCATTTGGTACCTATGGGGGTTTGCTGAGAGATCACAGTGCAACAGACCTAGCGGAGCATGCTGCCAAAGCTGCCCTCGCCGCAGGAGCTGTAGCACCAGAAATTGTAAACAGTGTCATCGTGGGAAATGTCATGCAG AGCTCTGTTGATACACCATATATTGCTCGTCATGTCAGTCTGCGGTGTGGCGTTCCCATCCCAGTCCCTGCTCTCACTGTCAACAGACTCTGTGGATCTGGTTTCCAGTCCATCATCAGCGGTGCTCAG GAGATCTGTCTCAGGGAGTCAGAGGTGGTCCTGTGTGGAGGATCAGAGAGCATGAGTCAGGCCCCGTATGCTGTCCGCAACATACGTTTTGGTACAAAGTTTGGATTCGATCTTAAG CTGGAGGACACCCTATGGGCAGGTTTAACTGACATGCATATCAAAACCCCGATGGGCATCACAGCAGAAAACCTGGCAGAGAAATACCAGATAAATCGAGAAGAATGTGACAACTATGCATATCAAACTCAACAGAGGTGGAAGGCAG CTCATGAGGCTGGTTACTACACAGCAGAAATTGCTCCCATTGAGGTGAAAGGTAAGAAAGGGAAGGTGTCCATGACTCAGGACGAACACCCCCGGCCTCAGACCACAGTGGAGCAAATGGCAAAACTGGCTCCTGTCTTCAAGAAGGGAGGGACTGTTACTGCTGCTAATGCTTCT GGTGTAACtgatggtgctgctgctgtggtgaTTGCAAGTGAGGATGCCTTGAAGAAGCACAAGCTCACTCCACTAGCGAGAATCGTGGCCTATCATACTTCAGGCTGTGACCCAAGCATTATGGGAATTG GTCCTGTTCCAGCAATCACCGAAGCTCTTAAAAAAGCTGGTCTGACCCTCAGCGACATGGATCTTGTGGAG GTGAATGAGGCTTTTGCCTCTCAGTACCTGGCTGTTGCTAAGGCTCTTGGTCTGGATCCAGAGAAAAGCAACATCAATGGTGGAGCCATCGCCATTGGACATCCTCTTGGTGCCTCTGGAACACGAATCACTGCCCACCTGGTTCATGAGCTCAG gCGACGAGGAGGCAAGTATGCAGTTGGCTCTGCCTGCATTGGAGGTGGTCAGGGAATTGCCATCATCCTGGAAAATTGTTAA
- the septin5a gene encoding septin 5a isoform X2: MDAIMLQEKLVERLLCPRVRTARQKEKQYVGFATLPNQVHRKSVKKGFDFTLMVAGESGMGKSTLVNSLFLTDLYKDRKLLNAEERINQTVEIIKHTVDIEEKGVKLKLTIVDTPGFGDAVNNNKCWKPITDYIDQQFEQYFRDESGLNRKNIQDNRVHCCLYFIPPFGHGLRPVDVEFMKALHEKVNIIPLIAKADCLTPNEIKKLKDRIREEIDKFGIKVYQFPECDSDEDEEFKQLDKELKECTPFAVIGSNTVVEARGQRVRGRLYPWGIVEVENQSHCDFVKLRNMLIRSHMHDLKDVTCDVHYENYRAQCIQEMTSKLAQDNRMESPIPILPLSTPDVETEKLIKMKDEELKRMQEMLNKMQQQMHDKEQ, encoded by the exons ATGGATGCCATCATGCTGCAGGAAAAACTGGTGGAACGGCTGCTGTGCCCACGAGTGAGAACCGCCCGGCAGAAG GAGAAACAGTATGTGGGATTCGCAACTCTTCCCAACCAGGTCCACAGAAAGTCTGTGAAGAAAGGCTTCGACTTCACTCTGATGGTTGCAG gaGAGTCTGGTATGGGTAAATCCACCCTTGTCAACAGCTTGTTCCTCACAGACCTctacaaagacaggaagttacTGAACGCTGAGG AGCGCATCAACCAGACTGTGGAAATCATCAAACATACCGTAGACATCGAGGAGAAAGGAGTCAAGTTGAAGTTAACCATCGTGGACACTCCTGGGTTTGGAGACGccgtcaacaacaacaagtg TTGGAAGCCGATCACAGACTACATAGATCAGCAGTTTGAACAATACTTCAGGGATGAGAGTGGACTGAACAGAAAGAACATCCAGGACAACAGAGTCCACTGCTGCCTGTACTTCATCCCTCCATTTGGGCACGg GCTGCGTCCTGTGGATGTGGAGTTCATGAAGGCTCTGCATGAAAAAGTGAACATCATCCCACTCATCGCTAAAGCTGACTGCCTCACACCCAACGAGATAAAAAAGCTGAAAGACAGA ATACGAGAAGAAATCGACAAGTTTGGTATCAAAGTTTACCAGTTTCCAGAATGTGactctgatgaagatgaagagtttAAGCAACTTGACAAAGAGCTGAAG gaGTGCACGCCGTTTGCTGTGATTGGCAGTAACACTGTGGTGGAGGCTCGAGGGCAGAGAGTCAGAGGGAGGCTCTATCCCTGGGGGATCGTTGAAg TGGAGAATCAGTCGCACTGTGACTTTGTGAAATTAAGGAATATGCTGATCCGTTCACACATGCACGATCTCAAAGACGTGACTTGTGACGTGCACTATGAAAACTACAGAGCGCAGTGCATCCAGGAAATGACCAG tAAACTGGCGCAGGACAACCGTATGGAGAGTCCCATCCCGATCCTGCCACTCTCCACCCCAGATGTGGAAACTGAGAAACTAATCAAAATGAAAGATGAGGAG CTGAAGAGGATGCAAGAGATGCTGAATaagatgcagcagcagatgcacGACAAAGAGCAGTGA
- the ufd1l gene encoding ubiquitin recognition factor in ER-associated degradation protein 1 has product MFTFHVFDHPMSRGFQNRFSTQYRCYSVSMLAGPNDRSDVEKGGKIIMPPSALDQLSRLNITYPMLFKLTNKNSDRMTHCGVLEFVADEGICYLPHWMMQNLLLEEGGLVQVESVNLMVATYSKFQPQSPDFLDITNPKAVLENALRNFACLTTGDVIAINYNEKIYELRVMETKPDKAVSIIECDMNVDFDAPLGYKEPERRPQHQEEPTEEEGDPTSYADMDMGFRAFTGSGNRLDGKTKGIEPSPAPLGPSDIKRGIPNYDFKIGRITFIRNSKPQPKKLIDDDDALNRFIAFSGQGQSLRKKGRKP; this is encoded by the exons ATG TTTACTTTTCACGTATTCGACCACCCAATGTCTCGGGGGTTTCAGAACCGGTTCTCCACCCAGTACCGCTGCTACTCGGTGTCGATGCTGGCTGGTCCGAACGACCGCTCCGACGTGGAGAAAGGAGGCAAAA ttatAATGCCACCTTCAGCTCTTGACCAGCTCA GCAGACTTAATATCACTTATCCAATGCTGTTCAAGCTGACGAACAAGAACTCAGACAGAATGACACACTGTGGTGTTCTGGAGTTTGTGGCAGATGAGGGAATCTGCTACCTACCACACTGG atgatgcaaaatcTCCTGTTGGAGGAAGGTGGTCTGGTCCAAGTTGAAAGTGTTAATCTTATGGTAGCAACTTACTCAAAGTTCCAGCCGCAGAGCCCTGACTTCCTGGATATTACAAATCCCAAAGCAGT GCTGGAGAACGCATTGAGAAATTTTGCTTGCTTGACAACTGGTGATGTAATAGCTATCAACTACAATGAAAAG ataTATGAGCTAAGAGTAATGGAAACCAAGCCAGATAAAGCGGTTTCCATCATAGAGTGTGACATGAAT GTGGATTTTGATGCTCCGTTGGGTTACAAAGAGCCGGAGCGGCGACCTCAGCATCAGGAAGAACCAACA gaggaagagggagatcCCACTAGTTATGCTGACATGGACATGGGATTCAGA GCGTTCACTGGCTCTGGCAACCGTTTGGATGGTAAAACTAAGGGGATCGAACCCAGTCCTGCACCTCTTGGCCCGAGTGACATTAAAAG AGGAATTCCCAACTACGACTTTAAAATTGGAAGGATCACCTTCATCAGGAACTCAAAGCCACAGCCCAAGAAGCTCATAGATGAT gATGATGCTTTGAACAGATTCATCGCCTTCTCTGGACAAGGACAGTCGCTTCGAAAGAAGGGCAGAAAGCCTTAA
- the mrpl40 gene encoding large ribosomal subunit protein mL40: MSVGLWRCFHRVLSRHTVPSSFLLGEHHHVVQSPGFTPAMTLRTSAPLRVEVKKKKKVNTKRELLIRDRMRKRLKRLEKVPAELIPIEDFSTPSKCLEETRERSAPRLSFEETEQRALLLKEWTRYKQKQYRAEKQAIKLALEAQVEALKELKLESEQLYQAALKPDPLLFPFSQEGPTYTPPKSTYHAPDGKCNDITQVYTQ; encoded by the exons ATGTCCGTGGGTTTGTGGCGCTGCTTCCACAGGGTTTTATCCAGACACACCGTCCCGTCAAG TTTCTTGTTGGGCGAACATCACCATGTAGTACAGAGTCCTGGGTTTACACCGGCCATGACACTGAGGACATCCGCTCCACTGAG AGTGGAagtcaaaaagaagaaaaaagtgaatACAAAAAGGGAGCTCTTGATAAGggacagaatgagaaaaaggCTTAAGAGGTTGGAGAAGGTTCCAGCTGAACTCATCCCAATAGAGGACTTCTCCACACCATCCAAGTGCCTTGAGGAAACCAG GGAGCGCTCTGCACCAAGGCTGTCATTTGAAGAAACTGAGCAACGAGCCCTGCTGTTGAAGGAGTGGACTCGATACAAACAG aagCAATACAGGGCTGAAAAGCAGGCGATTAAACTTGCTTTAGAAGCACAGGTGGAGGCATTGAAGGAGCTGAAATTAGAGTCTGAGCAGCTTTACCAAGCAGCACTGAAGCCTGACCCCCTTTTGTTTCCCTTCAGTCAAGAAGGTCCCACCTACACCCCACCAAAGAGCACGTATCATGCTCCTGATGGGAAATGCAATGACATTACTCAAGTTTACACACAGTGA
- the septin5a gene encoding septin 5a isoform X1 codes for MLEQFGMDAIMLQEKLVERLLCPRVRTARQKEKQYVGFATLPNQVHRKSVKKGFDFTLMVAGESGMGKSTLVNSLFLTDLYKDRKLLNAEERINQTVEIIKHTVDIEEKGVKLKLTIVDTPGFGDAVNNNKCWKPITDYIDQQFEQYFRDESGLNRKNIQDNRVHCCLYFIPPFGHGLRPVDVEFMKALHEKVNIIPLIAKADCLTPNEIKKLKDRIREEIDKFGIKVYQFPECDSDEDEEFKQLDKELKECTPFAVIGSNTVVEARGQRVRGRLYPWGIVEVENQSHCDFVKLRNMLIRSHMHDLKDVTCDVHYENYRAQCIQEMTSKLAQDNRMESPIPILPLSTPDVETEKLIKMKDEELKRMQEMLNKMQQQMHDKEQ; via the exons A TGTTGGAGCAGTTTGGGATGGATGCCATCATGCTGCAGGAAAAACTGGTGGAACGGCTGCTGTGCCCACGAGTGAGAACCGCCCGGCAGAAG GAGAAACAGTATGTGGGATTCGCAACTCTTCCCAACCAGGTCCACAGAAAGTCTGTGAAGAAAGGCTTCGACTTCACTCTGATGGTTGCAG gaGAGTCTGGTATGGGTAAATCCACCCTTGTCAACAGCTTGTTCCTCACAGACCTctacaaagacaggaagttacTGAACGCTGAGG AGCGCATCAACCAGACTGTGGAAATCATCAAACATACCGTAGACATCGAGGAGAAAGGAGTCAAGTTGAAGTTAACCATCGTGGACACTCCTGGGTTTGGAGACGccgtcaacaacaacaagtg TTGGAAGCCGATCACAGACTACATAGATCAGCAGTTTGAACAATACTTCAGGGATGAGAGTGGACTGAACAGAAAGAACATCCAGGACAACAGAGTCCACTGCTGCCTGTACTTCATCCCTCCATTTGGGCACGg GCTGCGTCCTGTGGATGTGGAGTTCATGAAGGCTCTGCATGAAAAAGTGAACATCATCCCACTCATCGCTAAAGCTGACTGCCTCACACCCAACGAGATAAAAAAGCTGAAAGACAGA ATACGAGAAGAAATCGACAAGTTTGGTATCAAAGTTTACCAGTTTCCAGAATGTGactctgatgaagatgaagagtttAAGCAACTTGACAAAGAGCTGAAG gaGTGCACGCCGTTTGCTGTGATTGGCAGTAACACTGTGGTGGAGGCTCGAGGGCAGAGAGTCAGAGGGAGGCTCTATCCCTGGGGGATCGTTGAAg TGGAGAATCAGTCGCACTGTGACTTTGTGAAATTAAGGAATATGCTGATCCGTTCACACATGCACGATCTCAAAGACGTGACTTGTGACGTGCACTATGAAAACTACAGAGCGCAGTGCATCCAGGAAATGACCAG tAAACTGGCGCAGGACAACCGTATGGAGAGTCCCATCCCGATCCTGCCACTCTCCACCCCAGATGTGGAAACTGAGAAACTAATCAAAATGAAAGATGAGGAG CTGAAGAGGATGCAAGAGATGCTGAATaagatgcagcagcagatgcacGACAAAGAGCAGTGA
- the septin5a gene encoding septin 5a isoform X3, giving the protein MTTNIRYKSRIPVKTEDSTEEKQYVGFATLPNQVHRKSVKKGFDFTLMVAGESGMGKSTLVNSLFLTDLYKDRKLLNAEERINQTVEIIKHTVDIEEKGVKLKLTIVDTPGFGDAVNNNKCWKPITDYIDQQFEQYFRDESGLNRKNIQDNRVHCCLYFIPPFGHGLRPVDVEFMKALHEKVNIIPLIAKADCLTPNEIKKLKDRIREEIDKFGIKVYQFPECDSDEDEEFKQLDKELKECTPFAVIGSNTVVEARGQRVRGRLYPWGIVEVENQSHCDFVKLRNMLIRSHMHDLKDVTCDVHYENYRAQCIQEMTSKLAQDNRMESPIPILPLSTPDVETEKLIKMKDEELKRMQEMLNKMQQQMHDKEQ; this is encoded by the exons GAGAAACAGTATGTGGGATTCGCAACTCTTCCCAACCAGGTCCACAGAAAGTCTGTGAAGAAAGGCTTCGACTTCACTCTGATGGTTGCAG gaGAGTCTGGTATGGGTAAATCCACCCTTGTCAACAGCTTGTTCCTCACAGACCTctacaaagacaggaagttacTGAACGCTGAGG AGCGCATCAACCAGACTGTGGAAATCATCAAACATACCGTAGACATCGAGGAGAAAGGAGTCAAGTTGAAGTTAACCATCGTGGACACTCCTGGGTTTGGAGACGccgtcaacaacaacaagtg TTGGAAGCCGATCACAGACTACATAGATCAGCAGTTTGAACAATACTTCAGGGATGAGAGTGGACTGAACAGAAAGAACATCCAGGACAACAGAGTCCACTGCTGCCTGTACTTCATCCCTCCATTTGGGCACGg GCTGCGTCCTGTGGATGTGGAGTTCATGAAGGCTCTGCATGAAAAAGTGAACATCATCCCACTCATCGCTAAAGCTGACTGCCTCACACCCAACGAGATAAAAAAGCTGAAAGACAGA ATACGAGAAGAAATCGACAAGTTTGGTATCAAAGTTTACCAGTTTCCAGAATGTGactctgatgaagatgaagagtttAAGCAACTTGACAAAGAGCTGAAG gaGTGCACGCCGTTTGCTGTGATTGGCAGTAACACTGTGGTGGAGGCTCGAGGGCAGAGAGTCAGAGGGAGGCTCTATCCCTGGGGGATCGTTGAAg TGGAGAATCAGTCGCACTGTGACTTTGTGAAATTAAGGAATATGCTGATCCGTTCACACATGCACGATCTCAAAGACGTGACTTGTGACGTGCACTATGAAAACTACAGAGCGCAGTGCATCCAGGAAATGACCAG tAAACTGGCGCAGGACAACCGTATGGAGAGTCCCATCCCGATCCTGCCACTCTCCACCCCAGATGTGGAAACTGAGAAACTAATCAAAATGAAAGATGAGGAG CTGAAGAGGATGCAAGAGATGCTGAATaagatgcagcagcagatgcacGACAAAGAGCAGTGA
- the dhx37 gene encoding probable ATP-dependent RNA helicase DHX37: protein MGKIRKKHNWKGRQQSNPQQPADKEKTDVVVELQDEGRLKGVDESNALVLPAKKARKSKPSVTPVSAKKPLTKKQRKELQKVLERKEKKAQRADILSKLAQVQLPESELKLLYTTSKLGTGDKLYQTKQSADDKKDGDLGPKISSVSGANRKRKCTEEEDKEEAEEHSDLDTSSDDDDDDNDDEEEKEMGKEEEGEGQNMNTEMIESKDTVFPCQTDNQELKEEQHKTQQDRQEKKPSEQEKVLPQPTVFVPVDRSPEIQASRLKLPVLAEEQVIMEAVRENPCIVICGETGSGKTTQVPQFLYEAGYASGSGIIGITEPRRVAAVSMSHRVAKEMNLSTRVVSYQIRYEGNVTDDTKIKFMTDGVLLKEIQKDFLLQSYSVIIIDEAHERSVYTDILIGLLSRIVPLRNKKGLPMKLIVMSATLRVEDFTDNTKLFQIPPPVIKVDARQFPVTVHFNKRTPLEDYTGEVFHKTCKIHRMLPPGGILVFLTGQAEVHSLCRRLRKAFPFRKSSTTAGDDEEADSPEAMRKFKKAKQKKMVPLPQIDLDNYSALPVDEGDEDREAGIADEEDEGSDLELGDDPTSEVEKADPTIPLYVLPLYSLLAPEQQAKVFRPPPPGTRLCVVATNVAETSLTIPGIKYVVDCGRVKKRFYDRVTGVSSFKVTWTSQASANQRAGRAGRTEPGHCYRLYSSAVFGDFSLFSEAEITRRPVEDLVLQMKDLNIEKVVNFPFPTPPSAEALVAAEQLLISLGALKEPPRTGRLKEMKQASLSCPITPLGRAMASFPVAPRYAKMLALGKQQQCLPYVIAVVAAMTVREIFEDLDRPAGSEDEHSKLAQRRARLTQMRRLWAGQGASLLLGDLMVMLGAVGACEYAGCTSTFCEENGLRYKAMVEIRRLRGQLTNAVNAVCPEVGVFVNPKMTPPTEHQVVCLRQIVLAGLGDHLARHAQAEDILDPKWKNAYKTPLMDEPVFIHPTSALFKTLPEFVVYQEIMETSKMYMKGVSASEAEWVPQLLPQYCHFGSPLESPSPWFCSSTGNIKCHRSSTFFRVGWQLPAVEMEYPEGLDRYKLFSRFLLEGQVCPKLKKYSGHLLSNPSIMLKTWAKLQPRTEALLSALVSKKVDCREALLSAWKTDDKFLLSAYCQWVPEAMKQEVAKGWPPI, encoded by the exons atgggaaaaataagaaagaaacatAACTGGAAGGGAAGACAGCAAAGTAACCCTCAACAACCCGCGGATAAAGAGAAGACAGATGTTGTGGTGGAACTACAAG ATGAGGGCAGGTTAAAAGGTGTAGATGAGAGCAACGCTTTGGTCCTCCCAGCTAAAAAAGCAAGGAAGTCCAAGCCGTCTGTGACACCAGTGTCGGCCAAAAAGCCCCTCACCAAGAAGCAGAGGAAGGAGCTGCAGAAAGTCCTGGAGCGCAAGGAAAAGAAAGCTCAG AGAGCAGATATTCTTTCCAAACTGGCTCAGGTGCAGCTTCCAGAGTCTGAGCTGAAGCTTCTTTACACCACGTCCAAGCTGGGAACAGGAGACAAACTTTACCAGACTAAACA GTCAGCAGATGATAAAAAAGATGGAGATTTGGGCCCAAAGATCAGCAGTGTCAGTGGAGCAAATAGGAAAAGGAAATGTACTGAGGAAGAGGataaagaagaagcagaagaacatAGTGATCTGGACACCtcttctgatgatgatgatgatgataatgatgacgaggaggagaaggagatggggaaggaggaggagggtgaaggACAGAATATGAACACTGAAATGATTGAATCAAAGGACACCGTGTTTCCTTGTCAGACTGACAATCAGGAACTAAAGgaagaacaacacaaaacacagcaaGACAGACAAGAGAAGAAGCCTTCAGAGCAGGAGAAGGTGCTGCCGCAGCCAACTGTGTTTGTTCCTGTTGACAGATCACCAGAAATACAG GCGTCTCGCCTCAAGCTGCCTGTTCTAGCAGAAGAGCAGGTCATCATGGAGGCCGTAAGAGAAAATCCCTGTATTGTCATTTgtggagaaacaggaagtggaaaaaccACTCAAGTACCTCAGTTTCTGTATGAAGCTGGATATGCCAG TGGCAGTGGAATAATAGGCATCACAGAGCCAAGAAGAGTAGCAGCAGTCAGCATGTCACACAGAGTGGCCAAAGAGATGAATCTGTCCACACG GGTGGTGTCATACCAGATTCGATATGAGGGGAATGTGACCGATGATACAAAGATCAAATTCATGACAGATGGTGTTCTTCTCAAGGAGATTCAGAAG GATTTCCTGCTTCAGAGCTATAGTGTGATAATCATAGATGAGGCTCACGAAAGGAGCGTCTACACAGACATCCTTATCGGATTACTGTCTCGTATCGTGCCACTTAGAAACAAG AAAGGTTTACCGATGAAGCTGATCGTCATGTCAGCTACCCTGCGAGTGGAGGACTTCACAGATAACACAAAGCTATTTCAAATACCTCCACCAGTCATTAAAGTAGACGCTCGCCAGTTCCCGGTCACTGTACATTTCAACAAGCGCACCCCGCTGGAGGATTACACTGGAGAAGTGTTCCACAAAACCTGCAAGATCCACCGGATGCTTCCTCCAG GTGGAATCCTGGTGTTCCTCACAGGTCAGGCAGAAGTTCACTCTCTGTGCCGAAGACTGCGAaaagcttttcctttcaggaaAAGTAGCACAACCGCTG gtgatgatgaggaagcAGACAGTCCAGAGGCAATGAGGAAGTTTAAGAAAGCCAAGCAAAAGAAAATGGTC CCTCTGCCCCAAATCGACCTTGATAACTACTCTGCCTTACCggtggatgaaggtgatgaggaCAGAGAGGCTGGGATCGCTGACGAGGAGGATGAAGGATCTGACCTTGAACTTGGAGATGATCCTACAAGCGAAG TGGAGAAGGCTGATCCCACCATTCCTCTCTATGTTCTCCCACTTTACTCCTTGTTGGCTCCGGAGCAACAGGCTAAG gtgttcaGGCCCCCTCCACCGGGAACCCGTCTGTGTGTGGTAGCCACCAATGTGGCAGAGACGTCTCTGACCATCCCTGGCATCAAGTACGTGGTCGACTGTGGTCGAGTCAAGAAACGCTTCTACGACAGAGTGACCGGAGTTTCTTCGTTCAAGGTGACGTGGACGTCACAGGCCTCGGCCAATCAGAGGGCAGGCAGGGCTGGACGGACAGAGCCAGGCCACTGCTACAG GTTGTACTCATCTGCAGTGTTTGGAGACTTCAGTTTGTTCTCAGAGGCAGAGATCACTCGCAGGCCTGTGGAAGACCTGGTTTTACAGATGAAGGATCTCAACATAGAAAAG GTGGTCAATTTTCCTTTTCCCACCCCACCCTCTGCCGAGGCTCTTGTTGCAGCAGAGCAGTTATTAATTTCGTTGGGAGCTTTGAAGGAGCCACCCCGGACAGGACG gTTGAAAGAGATGAAGCAAGCAAGCTTGAGCTGTCCCATCACCCCCCTGGGCAGAGCCATGGCTTCCTTCCCTGTGGCACCACGCTATGCAAAAATGTTAGCACTCGGTAAACAGCAGCAGTGCTTGCCTTATGTCATTGCTGTGGTAGCGGCCATGACGGTCCGGGAGATCTTTGAAGACCTTGACAG ACCTGCAGGTAGTGAAGATGAACACTCTAAGCTAGCTCAGCGTCGAGCTCGGCTGACACAAATGCGGAGGCTGTGGGCGGGGCAGGGAGCGTCGCTGCTGCTCGGGGACCTCATGGTCATGCTGG GTGCTGTGGGTGCTTGTGAATATGCTGGTTGTACCTCTACGTTTTGTGAAGAGAACGGCTTGAGGTATAAAGCTATGGTGGAGATAAGGAGGCTCAGAGGACAACTTACCAAtgctg TGAACGCAGTGTGCCCGGAGGTGGGAGTGTTTGTGAACCCTAAGATGACTCCGCCTACAGAGCACCAGGTGGTTTGTTTGCGACAGATTGTTCTGGCTGGACTGGGGGACCATCTTGCAAGACATGCACAGGCAGAAGACATACTAGACCCGAAATGGAAGAATGCCTACAAG ACACCTCTAATGGACGAACCTGTTTTCATTCATCCCACCTCTGCCTTGTTCAAAACTCTACCAGAATTTGTTGTCTATCAGGAGATCATGGAGACCAGCAAGATGTACATGAAAG GTGTGTCAGCTTCAGAAGCAGAATGGGTACCTCAGCTTCTGCCCCAGTATTGTCATTTCGGCTCCCCTTTGGAGTCGCCATCACCGTGGTTCTGTTCATCCACTGGCAACATCAAATGTCACCGTTCAAGCACCTTTT TCCGTGTGGGTTGGCAGCTGCCTGCAGTGGAGATGGAATATCCGGAGGGCCTGGACCGCTACAAACTATTCTCCAGGTTTCTGCTTGAGGGACAG GTTTGTCCTAAACTAAAGAAATACAGTGGGCATCTTCTCTCAAACCCCTCCATCATGCTGAAAACATGGGCAAA GCTGCAGCCAAGAACCGAGGCTTTGCTCAGTGCTTTGGTGTCAAAGAAAGTTGACTGCAGAGAAGCCCTGCTGTCTGCCTGGAAAACTGATGATAAAT TTCTGTTGTCTGCATATTGCCAGTGGGTACCTGAAGCCATGAAACAAGAAGTAGCCAAAGGTTGGCCACcaatatga